DNA sequence from the Candidatus Kaistella beijingensis genome:
TTTTGAAACCAAAAAAGCAGACAATCGATTTTCTATTAAGCTATTCACGAAGCGTAGGAGTTTTAAAAACACCAACTAAAACTCTCGTAATTTCGAAGAACTAATCTTAAATTACTTATTTTTGTGCCTTATGAAAAACATAAGGCACATTTTTTTTGACCTCGACAACACCCTTTGGGATCATCGCAATAATGCGTACCTCACTCTGAAAGAAATCTACAAAAGAGAAAACGTACAAGAAAAATACAACCTCGGTTTCGAGGATTTTCACCGCGAATATTTTACCATCAACGAAAGACTTTGGGCACAAATCCGTGATGGAGAAATTGACAAGGACTATTTAAGGAAGCATCGTTTCTACGATTCTTTCCTGTTTTTCGGGATCGATGATTTTGACCTCGCGCAAGTTTTCGAACATAATTTTTTGGATGAAATTCTAAATTATAATGATTTGGTGGAAGGCGCTTTCGAACTTTTAGAATATCTTTCTGAAAAAGGTTACACGTTACATATCCTCTCCAATGGTTTCAAAGAGGTAACTTACAGAAAATGTGAACTTTCGGGAATTCAAAATTATTTTCAGACCATCACTTCTGCGGATGAACTCAATGTCAGAAAACCACAACCTGAAATTTACGAGTATGCTTTGAAAAAAGCCAACGCAAAAAAAGAAGAATCCATCATGATTGGCGACGATTGGATTGCCGATGTAGAAGGTGCTTTAAGTTTTGGGATTGATGCGGTTTTCTTCGATGTTTTCAAAGACAATTTTGGAAATGATGAGGTGAAAGTGATTCGGGAACTAAAAGAACTTCAAAAATTTCTATAAAAATTGCCACGAATGCACTAATAAAATTGGTGTTTTCGTGGCAAAAAATAGGTATTTCAAACTTCGTAATTCAAATTTCGTAATTCGTACTTCAAATTACATTCCCAAACTCGCTCTCGCTCTTTTCAAAGTTTCTGCCGCAATTTTTCGGGTTTTTTCTGCACCCTCTTCTAATTTCGCGTCGAGCTCAGAAAGATTGTTCATATAATAATCAAACTTTTCTCTTTCGGTTTTGAATCTTTCTAAAATTAAATTCAACAATTCGGTTTTGGCGTGTCCGTAACCAAAATTTCCTGCGAGATATTTTTCTCTTAAAACTTCGGTTTGTTCAGGTGTTGCAATCAGTTGATACAAAGCAAAAACTTTATCGGTTTCAGGGTCTTTCGGTTCTTCCAAAGTTTTAGAATCGGTTTCAATTCCCATTACTTGCTTTTTTAAATTCTTTTCAGGAAGAAAAATATTGATGATGTTTCCACGGGATTTCGACATTTTTTGTCCGTCGGTTCCCGGAACGTATTTCGTATCTTGTTGCAATTCCGCTTGTGGAAGCACGAAAACTTCACCCATTTGGTGATTGAATCTCGCACCCACATCTCGCGCCATTTCCAAATGTTGCAACTGGTCTTTTCCAACCGGAACAATTTCTGCATCATACAGCAAAATATCTGCAGCCATCAACATTGGATAGGTGAAAAGTCCTGCGTTCACATCTTCCAAACGGTCGGCTTTATCTTTGAAAGAATGCGCCAACTGCAACCTCGTGTAAGGAAAAAAGCACGATAAATACCACGACAATTCGCAAACTTCGGGAATGTCGCTTTGCCTGTAGAAATAAGTTTTTTCGGTATCCAAACCACACGCTAACCAAGCCGCCGCGATTTCGTAGGTGTTTTGTTTCAGTTCTTCAGCATTTTTAATTTGCGTTAAAGAATGCATGTTTGCAATAAACAAAAACGATTCGTTTTCAGGATTTTTGGAAAGTTCAATCGCGGGAATGATTGCTCCCAAAAGATTTCCGAGGTGCGGCGTTCCTGTTGCCTGTATTCCGGTGAGGATTCGTGACATTTTTATAAATGATAATTGATGAGT
Encoded proteins:
- a CDS encoding YjjG family noncanonical pyrimidine nucleotidase, encoding MKNIRHIFFDLDNTLWDHRNNAYLTLKEIYKRENVQEKYNLGFEDFHREYFTINERLWAQIRDGEIDKDYLRKHRFYDSFLFFGIDDFDLAQVFEHNFLDEILNYNDLVEGAFELLEYLSEKGYTLHILSNGFKEVTYRKCELSGIQNYFQTITSADELNVRKPQPEIYEYALKKANAKKEESIMIGDDWIADVEGALSFGIDAVFFDVFKDNFGNDEVKVIRELKELQKFL
- the trpS gene encoding tryptophan--tRNA ligase codes for the protein MSRILTGIQATGTPHLGNLLGAIIPAIELSKNPENESFLFIANMHSLTQIKNAEELKQNTYEIAAAWLACGLDTEKTYFYRQSDIPEVCELSWYLSCFFPYTRLQLAHSFKDKADRLEDVNAGLFTYPMLMAADILLYDAEIVPVGKDQLQHLEMARDVGARFNHQMGEVFVLPQAELQQDTKYVPGTDGQKMSKSRGNIINIFLPEKNLKKQVMGIETDSKTLEEPKDPETDKVFALYQLIATPEQTEVLREKYLAGNFGYGHAKTELLNLILERFKTEREKFDYYMNNLSELDAKLEEGAEKTRKIAAETLKRARASLGM